GCGGAGTTCGACGCCGGCATCGACGGGCTGACCGAGGCGGTGACCCGGGAGCGGCTGACCCACATCGAGGGCCTGCTGGCGTCGTGGGCGAAGGGCAAGAAGCTGTACGGGACGGTGTACGACGACGTCCTCGCCCTGAAGTACCTGCATCAGCGGTACACCAACTACCTGGCCTGGCTGCAGTGGCGGGGGTGACCACGACGGTCGGTCCGGCGCTCGGCACTGCGCTTCGAGCGGGGCGGGAGCAGTTCAACGGACTGGCGGTCGAGGCCCGGTTGCTCGGTGGGGGCTTCGCCGAGGAGGCGTTCACCGACGCGTTGCGGGGGCCGGTCGATGCGCTCGCCGAGGCGGTGGACCGGGTGGACCCGACGGCCGTCGGCCCGGTGGTCGAGGCGGCCTACCGGGCGGTGCTGACCCTGACGGGGCGAGGTGTGGAGGTCGCCGGGCGGGGTGGCGGGGTGGCCGAGGAACCGGTTGCTGCGGTGTGGGAGCGGTTGCCGGACATGGCCGGGTTGGTCGCTGCCGACCCCGTCCGGGTGCTCGGATCGGTGACCAACGCGACGCTGTCGGTGGCCGCGACCCCCGGGGTGGACGTGCCGGCCTGGGTGGACCGGATCGCGGCGCTGGGTGCGACCCTGGCAGGGGAGGGGGCGGCCGGCGTCGGCCCGTGGTTGGCGGCCGGCAGGGTGGTGGCATGGACCTGCGGGATGGCCCACCAGCGTGCGACTGCCCTGGCCGCGATCGGGGGCCTGTCCCCGTCGCTGGTCGCCGCGGCCGCCGGCGTGGACGAGCCCGCCCTCGCGTCGTGGACGCCGACCGACCGCTGGTCCCGCCCGCGGGGCTCGGCTGCCCCGCGTGACGACGGGCGCGATCGGGGCCCAACCCACCCATACGCGACGCAGGCCCCGATCGCGCCGAACGGGACGCCGGACGGTCAACCGCCGAACGGGACGCCCGGTGGGGCGCTTGACGGGGCGTCGGACGGTCTGGTGGTCGGGCAGCCGGTCGGGGGGTTCGTGGGGTTCGGAGGGCCGTTCACGCAACCACCACGGGTGTGGCTGAACGAGGACGGCGCCATCCACGCCACCGGCGGCCCCGACGACGGCGTCTGGCGGCTGCACGCCGACGCCTTCGGGTCCACGCTGGTTCGGGCGGCCCGGACGACCGTCCCGGCGGGCCCGGGTGCGGTCGAGCGCTGGCCCCGCGCCCCCATCCCTCGCATGACCTCGGTCGCCGCCACCGACGACACCTGCGCCGTCACCACCGCAGCCAGCCACCGCATCAGCATCCGGGGCCGGGTTGGCGGGGCGTCGTCGTGAGGGGCCCCGCGGTCCCTGCCGAGCTGGTCGAGGAATGGCAGGACCGCTGGTCGGAGGCGCTCGGCCTGTGGAGTCGTTTCACCCGCCTGCGACCACCGACGCTGTGCACCACCTCTGCAGCGGCACGTCGGGAGGGGCTGACCGGCAGCTTCGCGATGATCCGGCTGGCCGACCAGTCCGTCGTCATCGACCTGCAGCGGATCGTCGCGCTGGGGCTGGCTGACCGTCCGCTGGAGGTCCTGGGTCACGAGATCGGCCACCACATCGCCGCCCCGGCATCGGTCACCACGTCGGCCAGGGTGATCGCCCGCATGCGCGTCGCCCTCCCCGGGGTCGAGCACACCGCCCCGATGCTGGCCAACCTGTACGCCGATCTGCTGATCAACGACCGGCTGCAGCGGGACCGGGGGCTGGCCATCCACGAGCTCTACCGCGCCATCGCGGCGGCCTCCACGTCCCGACCCAGTCCGCTGTGGCGGATGTACCTGCGGACCTACGAGATCCTCTGGGCGCTGCAGGGCGGCACGCTGACCGACGCCGAGCCGGGCATCCCGCTGGAACCACGCGTTGAGGGGGACGCCCAGCTGTGCGCCCGCCTCGTCCGCAGCTACGCCAGCCAGTGGGCCAGCGGCGCCGGTCGCTTCGCCGCACTCTGCTTCGGCTACCTGGAGGCCGACGGCGACGACGCGCTCGACCCCGCCGGTGTGTGGGACGACGCCACCGCCGCGGGCGCCGGCGCGCGAGTCCCGCCGGGGCTTGCCGAACCGGACCCGGAGGAAGAGACCGGCGCCATCCACCCGGCGCTCGATCCGGCCCTCAACGGCCTGGGCCGAACCACCGCCGACCCAGACAACGGGACCGAGGTCACCGGGCCACCCAGGGAGGACACGAGCTCCACCTCCTCGGCCGGCCAGCACCGCGAGCCGTTCGAGTACGGCGAGATCCTCCGAGCCCTCGGCATGGACCTGACCGGCCACGAGGTGGCGGTCCGGTACTACCGCGAGCTGGCCCAGCGACATCTCGTGCCGTTCCCGTCACGGCCGGACCCGACACCCGGCGAGACGCTGCCCGAGGGCTTCGAGCCGTGGACGCCGGGCGAGGCGTTGGCCGACATCGACTGGCTCCAGACGGTCCTGACCAGCCCGACCGTGATCCCCGGGGTCACCACCGTCCAGCGGGTCCACGGGGTCGACGACATGGCTCCACCGGCCCCGGTACCGGTGGACCTCGACATCTACATCGACTCGTCCGGCTCGATGCCCAACCCGCAGCAACGCCTGTCCTACCCGGCGCTGGCCGGCACAGTGCTGGTCCTCTCGGCGCTGCGGGCCGGGGCCCGGGTCCAGGCCACCCTGTGGAGCGGCGCCCAGCAGTTCCAGACCACCGACGGGTTCACCGAGGACCGCGACGCGATCCTGCGGGTGGTCCTCGGCCACATCGGCGGTGGCACGGCGTTCCCGCTGCACGTCCTGCGTGACACCTACCGGCAACGCCGCGACGACGACCGGCCGGCACACATCCTCGTGGTGTCCGACGACGGGGTGACGACGATCTTCAACGACGACGAGGAGGGCACACCCGGACGGGAGGTGCAGGCGGAGGCGTTGCGGCGTGCGCGTGGCGGCGGCACCTGGGTGCTGGAGCTGTTCGGCACCCCGTCAGGCATCGAGGAGGCCCGCGCCATGGGCTGGACGATCGAGGAGGTCGACGACCTCGAGGGCCTCGTCGCGTTCGCGCGCCGCTTCGCCAGGGCGACCTACACCGGGACGGCGGCATGAGCGGCACACCGGGTCCGCCCATCCAGCGTCTGACGAGGCGCCTTGCCGAGACGCCGTCGGCGTTCCTCGCCCCGGTGGCGGTCGGGGCGGTCCTGTCCGACGTGCTTGCCGACCTGGGTCACGAGCCCCTCGACGATCAGTGGCTGGACGCCCTGTCCCCGCAGCGCCCGTCGGAGGCCCAGGTGGCGTGGCTGCGCGCCTGCGCCGTCGTGGCGTGGCTGATCGCCGACCCGGCGGTCGGCGCGGTCGTCGAGACACACGGGATCCTCCGACTGCTCGGCGGTGACCTGCACACCGTCGCCGACCACGTGCGGGCCGAGGACTTCGTCAGCGAGGACGACCGGCGGGAGGAGCTTGCCCGGCTGCTGCTGCGCGCAGCCGGGGTGACCCCTGCCGGGGAGACCCCGGCACAGGCTGCCGACCGGTTGGCCACGCTCGACACCGCAACCCGCTTGCGCGTCATCGCCGAGTCCCGCGCCGCCGAGGCACACAGCGCGAAGGTCCGCCAGGCGCTGGCCCGCAAACGGGCGCAGGAAGCCGCCGCAAAGGCCACTCGGGAATGAGGGGTCACCAGCCATGAGCACCGTCCCCGAACACATCACCCCCTCGGGGGCCGCGGCCTACCGTGCCCTCGTCGAGGCTCCCGGCTCGCCCGTCTGGACCCACCCACGGGAAGATCGCCTGACGCCGGCGATGCGGCGCGAGGTCGCTGCCTTCGCCGACCTCGTCCGGACGCAGCCGCCCACCTGGCAGCCCGGCCAGCCCCCGGCGTGGCTCGACCCGTGGCTCGATCGGGTCTGGCCCCGTGTCCCGGCCCTGACCCGACGCGGCCCGAGGCCCCCGACCCTGCTCGACGTGCGGCCGACCAGCCGGTCCGACCTGGCTGCCGACCCGGCCGCCCACGTCCCCGACGACGTCCCGCTCGACGAGCTGCTGGCCTACTCCACCTCGGGCACCGCTGGTGCGTCGGTCACCGTCCCGAGCCACCCGGTCACGACGGCGTCGTACTACCCGCTGCTGCTCCACGCAGCCGCCCCGATCGCCGACGTCACCCTGCGTCCCGACCACCTCGACTGGGTCACCGTCATCAGCCAGGAGGTGGGCGGCTACGTCATCCCCTCCTGGTCGTCGACGACCGGCACGCTGACCGCCCAGGTCGCCCTCGGTCCCGACCGCTGGCGGTCACCGGAGGACGTGCACGGCTTCCTTTCCGGGCACGACCCGCGGGTCATCACGGGGGATCCGGTGGCCTTCGACGTGCTGCTCGACCTGGATCCCGACATCCATCCCCGGCTGCTCGTCTCGACCGCCACCGCGCTGTCGGCGGGCCTGCGGGACCGACTCCAGGTGCGGTTCGGTGCGCCCGTGCTGGACGTCCTGTCCCTCACCGAGACCGGGCCCGTCGCGGCCGCCACGCGGGGCGGTGGGCCGTATCACCTCCTGCAGCCCCACCTGTACGTGGAGGTCCTGCGGTCCGACGGCACCCCCGCGCAGGAGGGTGAGCACGGCGAGATCGTGTTGACCGGCGGCATGAATCGTACCCTGCCCCTCGTGCGCTACCGCACGGGTGACCATGCCGCCCTCCGGTGGTTGCCGGAAGCGGCCGCCCCCGTGCTGGTCGACGTCGAGGGACGGACGCCGGTGGTGTTCCACGCCCGTGCGGGGCGCCGCATCAACAGCCACTCGGTCACGGTGGCCCTCCGCCCGGTCGCCTTGCCCCGTTTCACGCTGCACCAGGCTGCCGACGGACGGTTGGCCTTCGGGGTGGACGATCCGGGTGACCCGCGGGTGGATGATGCCGCCCGCATGGTGCGCGACCTGTTTCCCGGCAGCCCCGTGGACGTCGTGGCCATCTCGGCCGGAACCGTGAAGGTCGTGCCGTTCAGGGTCGCCTGAGCGTCCCCGAACACTGCTCGACAGAAGAGGGCCGGCCCTTCGGCCGGCCCTCCTGCAACCTCCCGGGATCAGGCTCCGGTGTCCAAGCGGTGCTGGTTGGCGACGCCGACGGTCCCGCCGCCCGGGACTGCGTCCCCTGCGCGTCGGACCTCGATGGTCGCGACGTCGAGGTCGGCGCTGTCGAGCGCCGCCTCGAAGTTCGCCCGGGTCACCTCGACCCCGTCGACGTAGTAGCGGTTCTGCACGCCGGTACCCTCGTCGAACGGGTCGCCGGTGTAGGCCAGGCCGTCGTAGATCGTGCCGTCGTCGTTGACCACGTCATAGGAAGGAAACTCCGACGGGGGTGTCTGGATGTCGGCAAGGTCCCCGACCAGGAACCGGTTGTCCAGGGTGACCCGCTGCGGATCCTCGCTGGATGCAGGCACGATGCTCACCTGATCACCCGGCGACCAGGCGTCCTGCAGGTCGGGGAGGGTCGAGAGCACGCCGTCGATGACGTAGGTGGCGGAGTTGAGGTCGATGGTCTCCAGCACGCGGCCCTGTCCGGCCACCACCAGCTCGACGTCGCCGGCGTCGAACAGGTCGTGGAACTCCGTGGCCAAGCCGGTGGTGGCGGCCGCGATGGCGTTGACCAGGCTGAACAGCTCGACGTCGTCCTGACGGGAGTAGGTCAGCAGGTCACCCTCGGTGAGGGCGGTGCCGAACTCGGTGAAGGTGGCAGCTGCGCCGTCGACCTCGAAGTCGTAGGACGGACCGTCGTTGGCCTCGAACCGGAGGTCACTGCTGTGGAAGGGCACGTCGCCGAGCATCGGCGAGTCCGGCAGCCCACCCGAGTCGATGCGCATCTGCCGGCCGAAGGACCCGGCGAAGGTCGTGAAGTCGAAGACCGGCCCCGACACCGTCTCGTTGGTGAGGTCGATGGTCGGCGTCTCGTCCGCGGTCTGCCCGAGGACGACGGTGTCACCCTCGTTGATGTCCTCCTCGACGACGGACAGCGGCGCGACCGTCCCGTCGACGGTGTACAGCCCACCGGCCAGGTCGAAGGGTCGCAGCGCGACGCCCGACACCGGTTCGATGATGTCTGCGCGTCCGTCGAGGAGGTCCACGTTGCCGACGACGCCGTCGGTGTAGTCGAGCGGGTCGATGTTGACCAGAGAGTGCTCGACGCCGCCCTGCGCGAACCCGCCGCCGGTGTTGCTGACCACGTCACCGACGGTGGCCTGCTGCAGGAAGACGGCCTCGCTGGCTGGCTGGCCGTCGATCAGGAAGGTGTCGCTGGTCCCGATGGTGACCATGACCTCCTCGACGCCGGGGACGTAGGTGTAGGCCTCACCGAAGTTCGCGGTGAGGATGCCGCCGTCCGCCGGGGTGACGGTGTAGGTGGCCGTGTCGACCTGGGTGCTGCCGTTGGGAAGGACCAGCGTCGAGGTGATGACGCACTCGCCTGCAGGCGGTCCCGTGATCGTCACGTCGGTGGTGCCGGTGGACAGGTCGGTGTCGGCGATGCAGTCGCCCGTTGCCTCACCCGACTCGATCGTGTCGGCGATGATGGCGATCTCGACGACGCTGCCGACGGGGACGGTGGCGCCGCTGGCGGGGGTGAAGGTCACGTCCGCCTCCGGCGACAGCCCACGGGTGACCCGAGCCAGCTCGCAGGTCGACGGCAGGGTGGCGCACGTCAGGACGGCGTTGTCGAAGAAGTCGGCCTGGGCGAAGCCGGCAGGGGGTGTCAGGAAGTCCGTCGTTGATCCCGGCAGGCCGTCGCCGTTGGCGAGGACGATCGGGGCGTCGAACTCCGCGGAGTGTGCGGCGGCGGCGAAGCCACCTGCCCAGGCGTCCTCGGCCTGCCCCTCGACGAGGATGACCCTGCCGGCGTCACTGGCGTTGTCGACCCCACGCATCTCCGCGACGGCGATGGCGGTGTCGAAGCGGGTCGGACCGGCCACACGGGTCGTGGTGATGCCCATGCCCTCGATCTCGTTCTCGACGGTCTCGGAGATGGCTGCGGTGCCACCCATGATCATCATGGTGTCGATGGCGGATCGGTCGAGGTAGGTGCGGAGGCTGGCGGGCAGGGTGTCGGTCGGGGTCAGCAGGATCGGCCAGCCCTGGTCAGCAGCCCAGCCACCGGCGGCAAGGGAGTCGGCGAAGGCTTGGGTCGCATCGGTGCTGCCGTCGGCCTCGAAGCCACGGGCGAGCACCGCGGTGTTGGCGGTCGGGGCCTCGACCTCGGCGATGTCGATGGCGGTCTCGAACCGAGTGGGGCCGGCCCGGCGAGTCACCTGGTAGTCCGCGGCGAGCTCCTGCTCGATGGTGGTGGACAGGGCTGCCTCACCACCGAGCAGGACGACCTCCGAGGGGTCGTAGGTCGCCAGCAGGTCCCGGACGCGCGGCGAGATGGGACCCTCGGTGGGGACCAGCAGCAGCGGTGCCTCCGACTGCATGACCGCGCTGGCCATGTTGTCGGCGAAGTTGTCCTCACGACCGATCAGCACCCGTTGGGTGGGCCCGTCGAACGTCGCCTCGGCCAGTCGCGAGACGATCTCGACGGTGTCGAGCGTCTCGCCCTCCTTGATCACCGAGATGGTGTCGCTGACGTCGGCAGCGGCGGGGACGGCCAGCGGCAGCATCAGCAGGCCGGCCAGCACGATCACCGCACCTCGGACTCGCGCGGACAACAACGATGCAGACATGAGTGCTCCCTCAGAACGAACTGAACGCGGTGATCACGGCAGGGACGTCCGGAATGACGTGACCCTCGTGGCCGAAACCGATTCGTGATCCTCGCACGTTCCGTGCATGGGCGACAGCCGAGCGGTCAACTCGTGCGTCGCGGGGGTGGCGCGAGCTTGGTGGGACCGACCGGTGCGACGACCGGGTCAGGTTCGACCCGGAACAGCGCGTCCTCGAGGTCGGCGAACGCCTCGCCCGGCCGGGGCTTCTCCAGCCGGAGCTCGCTGTCCTGCATCGCCGACAGCCCCGCATGCAGGCGGCGCATCACGGCGTTGACCAGCCACAGCGGCTGGTACACCACGACGCTGCCGGCCCAGGCACACATCTGCTCCATGACGTCCCACCCCAGGACGACGGGGAACTCGCCGTAGACCTCCCAGTGGTCGGAATCGGGCAGCTCGCGCGCCTCGAACTCGCTGATGTTGAACTGGTTGCGGTCGGCCATGATCCGGTACAGGTCGCGCATGACGACCAGGTGCAGCGGTTCGGTCCGCAGGTGGATCGGCTCGGCCAGCGAGGGCATGTCGGCGTCGCGCACGCGATGGATGCGCTCGAGGGCGAACTGGCGTTCCTCGCCGGGGTTGCCGTCGCGGTCGACCTCCACGCAGACGGCCTTCATCGCCGGCCCCGTCGGCACGTAGGTGACGGGGACCAGCAGATAGGTCTTGGTCCGGCCGGAGTTCATCGAGTGATACTCCACCGACACCGGCGTGCGGGTCGTCCTGGCGTGCTCGAAGCGCTGCATGTCCGCCGTGCCGAGCCGCATGGTGCGGTTCCCATCGGCCCCGGTGGTGGCCCCGACGCCCGGCAGCAATCCGTCGAGCACCTGCATGGCGTGGCCGACCAGCGGGGTCGGTTGACGGGCGACGAGGGTCTTGACGTGGCCCAGTGCCGTGCGCTGGAGGTCGTCGAGCAGCGGGAGTGGCTGGGTCAACCGGTGCACGTCGCCGTCGCTGACCACGGGCAGCGCCGCGGCGTGGTCACCGCCTCGCTTCCCGGTGGCCCGCAGGTCGCGGAGTCGGTTCTCCAGGTCGCTGGCGCCGACGTATCCCACCTGCCGCATCGCTCGCAGCACCGACCGGGTGTCTGCCGGGCCAGCGGCCAGGCACCGGAGGATGGCGACACGTTGGCCGTCGCTGAACCGGGCGGCCGGTCGGGGATGTGCATCGACGTACCGCTCGGCGATCGACCGCCACATCGGGTCGTCGGGGTCGGCGACGCTGCGGCCCTCCCAGTCGGCGACGTCGCGAGCGTCGACCTTGATCGGTCCCGCATCGGTGTCCACCACGATTCCGTGTCCCATGGGGGGCAGTATCGCGGCAGGCGCCGACCGGAACAGGTGATCAGCGGTACTCGGGATTCTCGGGGAAGCCGAACCGTTCGCCGTCGGCCCACTTCGGCTGCTGGTTGCCGTACGCAGGGACCCCACCGGCGTGGGTCAGCATGCGCGCAGTGTGAAGGAGGTTCCACGTCATGAAGGTGGTGTTCCTGTTGGTGAAGTTGCTGTCGAATCCGGCGGGTGTGCCGCCGTCGTCGGGCACGTCGCCGTAGCTCGGGCCGGGACCGACCGCCCCGATCCAGCCTGCGTCCGCCTGGGGCGGGATCGTGTAGCCGAGGTGCTGGAGTGAGTACAGCACCCCCATGGAGACGTGCTTGATGCCGTCCTCGTTCCCCGTGACCAGACAGCCGCCGGCCCGGCCGTAGTAGGCGTACTGTCCCTTGTCGTTGAGCTTGCCCGAGTAGCCGTAGAGCCGCTCGATGGCCAGGCTGCAGACCGACGAGTGCTGCCCCAGCCAGATCGGCGTGCCGATGACGAGGATGTCGGCGGCCATCACCTTGTCCTGCACCTCGGGCCACGCGTCGGTGTCCCAGCCGTGTTCGGTCATGTCCGGGTACACGCCGTAGGCGATGTCGAGGTCGGCGAGGCGGATCGTCTCGCAGCTGACGCCGACCCCTTCCATGATGGCGATCGAGCGGTCCATCAGGTCCTGGGTGTGGGACTTCTCGCTGGATCGCTTCAGCGAGCAGTTGAGGTACACCGCGGACAGGTCGTCGTAGCTCGCAGGGGGTGTGGACATGGGGGACTCCTCGGTCGGCAGCGTGCGTCGGGTCTACACCGACAGGTGCCCGAGCGGCCTGCAGCAGCCGAAATCGGACGATCGGACGGTGTGAACTCCGAGACCGCAGGGCATCCCCTCATCGAGGGCAATCACATCCCCCTCTTCGAGGGCATCACACCCGCCCTCCCCGAGGGCAACCACACCCGCGTCGACGGCAAGGACGATGACATGGCCAGCAACGAGCAGAACACCAGGACCGGCATCGAGGGCGTCGTCGAGGACGCCAAGGGCAAGCTCAAGGAGGCCGCCGGCATCATCACCGACGACGAGTCGCTGAAGGGGGAAGGTGCCGCCCAGCAGCGCAAGGCCGAGGCCCAGCGCGACGTGGTCAAGAAGGAAGCGGAGGCCGAGAAGGCACGTGCCGAGGCCGACGCCCACGAGGCGGAGCAGCGCCTCCACCAGCGCTAGGACTTCCCCAGCCAGACCGCACCCAG
The nucleotide sequence above comes from Euzebya pacifica. Encoded proteins:
- a CDS encoding VWA domain-containing protein, which encodes MRGPAVPAELVEEWQDRWSEALGLWSRFTRLRPPTLCTTSAAARREGLTGSFAMIRLADQSVVIDLQRIVALGLADRPLEVLGHEIGHHIAAPASVTTSARVIARMRVALPGVEHTAPMLANLYADLLINDRLQRDRGLAIHELYRAIAAASTSRPSPLWRMYLRTYEILWALQGGTLTDAEPGIPLEPRVEGDAQLCARLVRSYASQWASGAGRFAALCFGYLEADGDDALDPAGVWDDATAAGAGARVPPGLAEPDPEEETGAIHPALDPALNGLGRTTADPDNGTEVTGPPREDTSSTSSAGQHREPFEYGEILRALGMDLTGHEVAVRYYRELAQRHLVPFPSRPDPTPGETLPEGFEPWTPGEALADIDWLQTVLTSPTVIPGVTTVQRVHGVDDMAPPAPVPVDLDIYIDSSGSMPNPQQRLSYPALAGTVLVLSALRAGARVQATLWSGAQQFQTTDGFTEDRDAILRVVLGHIGGGTAFPLHVLRDTYRQRRDDDRPAHILVVSDDGVTTIFNDDEEGTPGREVQAEALRRARGGGTWVLELFGTPSGIEEARAMGWTIEEVDDLEGLVAFARRFARATYTGTAA
- a CDS encoding AMP-binding protein translates to MSTVPEHITPSGAAAYRALVEAPGSPVWTHPREDRLTPAMRREVAAFADLVRTQPPTWQPGQPPAWLDPWLDRVWPRVPALTRRGPRPPTLLDVRPTSRSDLAADPAAHVPDDVPLDELLAYSTSGTAGASVTVPSHPVTTASYYPLLLHAAAPIADVTLRPDHLDWVTVISQEVGGYVIPSWSSTTGTLTAQVALGPDRWRSPEDVHGFLSGHDPRVITGDPVAFDVLLDLDPDIHPRLLVSTATALSAGLRDRLQVRFGAPVLDVLSLTETGPVAAATRGGGPYHLLQPHLYVEVLRSDGTPAQEGEHGEIVLTGGMNRTLPLVRYRTGDHAALRWLPEAAAPVLVDVEGRTPVVFHARAGRRINSHSVTVALRPVALPRFTLHQAADGRLAFGVDDPGDPRVDDAARMVRDLFPGSPVDVVAISAGTVKVVPFRVA
- a CDS encoding cell wall-binding repeat-containing protein, whose translation is MSASLLSARVRGAVIVLAGLLMLPLAVPAAADVSDTISVIKEGETLDTVEIVSRLAEATFDGPTQRVLIGREDNFADNMASAVMQSEAPLLLVPTEGPISPRVRDLLATYDPSEVVLLGGEAALSTTIEQELAADYQVTRRAGPTRFETAIDIAEVEAPTANTAVLARGFEADGSTDATQAFADSLAAGGWAADQGWPILLTPTDTLPASLRTYLDRSAIDTMMIMGGTAAISETVENEIEGMGITTTRVAGPTRFDTAIAVAEMRGVDNASDAGRVILVEGQAEDAWAGGFAAAAHSAEFDAPIVLANGDGLPGSTTDFLTPPAGFAQADFFDNAVLTCATLPSTCELARVTRGLSPEADVTFTPASGATVPVGSVVEIAIIADTIESGEATGDCIADTDLSTGTTDVTITGPPAGECVITSTLVLPNGSTQVDTATYTVTPADGGILTANFGEAYTYVPGVEEVMVTIGTSDTFLIDGQPASEAVFLQQATVGDVVSNTGGGFAQGGVEHSLVNIDPLDYTDGVVGNVDLLDGRADIIEPVSGVALRPFDLAGGLYTVDGTVAPLSVVEEDINEGDTVVLGQTADETPTIDLTNETVSGPVFDFTTFAGSFGRQMRIDSGGLPDSPMLGDVPFHSSDLRFEANDGPSYDFEVDGAAATFTEFGTALTEGDLLTYSRQDDVELFSLVNAIAAATTGLATEFHDLFDAGDVELVVAGQGRVLETIDLNSATYVIDGVLSTLPDLQDAWSPGDQVSIVPASSEDPQRVTLDNRFLVGDLADIQTPPSEFPSYDVVNDDGTIYDGLAYTGDPFDEGTGVQNRYYVDGVEVTRANFEAALDSADLDVATIEVRRAGDAVPGGGTVGVANQHRLDTGA
- a CDS encoding flavodoxin family protein; the protein is MSTPPASYDDLSAVYLNCSLKRSSEKSHTQDLMDRSIAIMEGVGVSCETIRLADLDIAYGVYPDMTEHGWDTDAWPEVQDKVMAADILVIGTPIWLGQHSSVCSLAIERLYGYSGKLNDKGQYAYYGRAGGCLVTGNEDGIKHVSMGVLYSLQHLGYTIPPQADAGWIGAVGPGPSYGDVPDDGGTPAGFDSNFTNRNTTFMTWNLLHTARMLTHAGGVPAYGNQQPKWADGERFGFPENPEYR
- a CDS encoding CsbD family protein, translated to MASNEQNTRTGIEGVVEDAKGKLKEAAGIITDDESLKGEGAAQQRKAEAQRDVVKKEAEAEKARAEADAHEAEQRLHQR